A single genomic interval of Armigeres subalbatus isolate Guangzhou_Male chromosome 1, GZ_Asu_2, whole genome shotgun sequence harbors:
- the LOC134205889 gene encoding uncharacterized protein LOC134205889, with amino-acid sequence MAGTMDELLKQLNYDYNVLLFEVRAHMKNLNLENRRIVEAWIEKLSTTNQSLEEIRLRNDFLFFLSRNCEDGTLQTPFDQRPSAGYELNLSNLPPEFAAASASGKPIYEGFSRPSASTASPSRKAELFKRSPDGGLFLASQPVPRCGNFCYLAISSKQPK; translated from the exons ATGGCCGGTACGATGGATGAATTGTTGAAACAATTGAACTACGATTACAATGTTCTTCTGTTCGAAGTGCGTGCGCACATGAAAAACCTCAATCTGGAAAATCGGCGCATTGTTGAAGCGTGGATCGAAAAACTCTCGACCACTAATCAATCGTTGGAGGAAATTCGCCTACGGAATGATTTTCTCTTCTTCCTGTCAAGGAACTGTGAGGATGGCACGCTTCAGACTCCATTCGATCAGAGGCCCTCCGCTGGATATGAGTTGAATTTGTCCAATCTACCG CCAGAGTTTGCCGCCGCGTCCGCCAGTGGAAAGCCGATCTATGAGGGCTTCTCGAGACCTTCCGCGTCTACAGCTTCGCCGTCACGAAAAGCGGAACTGTTCAAACGGTCTCCAGACGGAGGACTGTTTTTGGCGTCGCAACCGGTGCCTCGATGTGGCAATTTTTGCTATCTGGCTATTTCTAGTAAGCAGCCAAAATAG